The following proteins are co-located in the Vigna unguiculata cultivar IT97K-499-35 chromosome 9, ASM411807v1, whole genome shotgun sequence genome:
- the LOC114163571 gene encoding uncharacterized protein LOC114163571: MRAKIRTHQQQKKPYDRPQSSARKLQCYNCGGEHYRRIVQTLGSSSGGGGGSTGKCYVCDQTSHFARHCPNKKPAGGAPAKKLVGDRPRAPGRVFALTTTEPPSQARFSDARAGVRLDSRDTYPPRLFVWMPYRGGRPQVQGQSHLLTNGGVDVILGMDWFASNHVVIDCGQRRVVFPDAEGLELISSNQAEKEIEAGATCFMIVAQTEKKSIAEKISLIPMIDEYANVFPDEIPELPPSRDVDFPIDLTLGLAQYLWHHIGWHQLSWQS, encoded by the exons atgagggcaaaaatacgtactcatcagcAGCAGAAGAAGCCATATGATAGGCCACAAAGCTCGGCTAGGAAACTGCAGTGCTACAACTGTGGTGGGGAGCATTATCGGAGGATTGTCCAAACCCTCGGCAGTtctagtggtggtggtggtggtagcacTGGCAAGTGCTACGTTTGTGATCAGACGAGCCATTTTGCACGGCACTGCCCGAATAAGAAACCAGCTGGAGGTGCACCAGCAAAGAAACTAGTAGGGGATCGACCTAGAGCCCCTGGTCGTGTTTTTGCTTTGACGACTACCGAGCCGCCTAGTCAG gctcGGTTTAGTGATGCGAGAGCTGGCGTGCGACTTGATAGTCGCGACACCTATCCACCACGTCTGTTTGTGTGGATGCCCTATAGAGGTGGCAGGCCGCAGGTTCAAGGTCAATCTCATCTGCTTACCAATGGAGGGGTAGATGTCATTCTGGGTATGGATTGGTTTGCCAGCAACCATGTGGTGATTGATTGTGGGCAACGCAGGGTGGTGTTTCCAGATGCAGAAGGACTGGAATTGATATCATCTAATCAGGCAGAGAAAGAGATTGAGGCAGGGGCTACATGTTTTATGATAGTAGCTCAGACGGAGAAGAAGAGTATTGCAGAGAAGATTAGTTTGATTCCTATGATAGATGAATATGCCAATGTCTTCCCTGACGAAATCCCAGAGTTGCCACCAagcagggatgtggatttcCCCATTGATCTCACCCTGGGGCTGGCCCAGTATCTATGGCACCATATCGGATGGCACCAGCTGAGTTGGCAAAGCTGA